A region from the Aquimarina sp. ERC-38 genome encodes:
- a CDS encoding exodeoxyribonuclease III, with protein sequence MKIISYNVNGIRAALRKDFLTWLRQANPDILCLQEIKATQDQLDLSLFKEAGYPYTYWYSAQKKGYSGVAILCKEEPKNVVYGTGIEYMDTEGRNIRVDFEDISVMSMYLPSGTNMDRLDFKLTYMADFQDYIDNLKKEIPNLIVCGDYNICHEAIDIHDPVRLKNVSGFLPVEREWIGNFINSGFIDSFRHFSQEPHQYSWWSYRANARNNNKGWRLDYAMVAHSLEDRLQRALILSEAKHSDHCPILVELE encoded by the coding sequence ATGAAAATTATTTCATACAATGTTAACGGGATTAGAGCAGCTTTACGTAAAGATTTCTTAACCTGGTTACGACAGGCGAATCCGGATATCCTTTGTTTACAAGAAATTAAAGCTACCCAGGATCAATTGGATCTTAGCCTTTTTAAAGAAGCAGGATATCCATATACTTACTGGTATAGTGCACAAAAAAAAGGATATAGCGGGGTAGCCATTTTATGTAAGGAAGAACCTAAAAATGTCGTTTATGGTACCGGAATCGAATATATGGATACTGAAGGCCGTAATATAAGGGTAGATTTTGAAGATATCTCTGTAATGAGCATGTACTTACCTAGTGGGACCAATATGGATCGATTGGATTTCAAACTTACTTACATGGCAGATTTTCAAGATTATATAGATAATTTAAAAAAAGAAATCCCAAACCTAATTGTTTGTGGGGATTATAATATTTGCCATGAAGCTATAGACATCCATGACCCGGTTCGCTTAAAAAATGTTTCTGGGTTTTTACCAGTAGAACGAGAATGGATTGGTAATTTTATTAATAGTGGATTTATCGATTCTTTTCGGCATTTTAGTCAGGAACCACATCAGTATTCATGGTGGAGTTACCGGGCTAACGCCCGAAATAATAATAAAGGTTGGCGGTTAGATTATGCTATGGTAGCTCATTCATTAGAAGACAGGTTGCAAAGAGCTTTGATCTTATCAGAAGCCAAGCATAGTGATCACTGCCCAATCCTGGTGGAATTAGAATAA